Genomic segment of Polycladomyces abyssicola:
AACGGCCAGCGGTATCGTGTTGCCGGAAACGGCGAAAGAGAAACCGCAAGAAGGAAAAGTTATCGCTGTGGGTACCGGTCGTTATGAAAACGGCGAAAAAATCGCGCTGGAAGTGAAAGAAGGCGACCGCGTGATCTTCTCCAAATACGCGGGAACTGAAGTAAAAGTGGGAGATAAAGAATATCTCATCTTGCGTGAAAACGATATCCTGGCGATTGTGGAAGAGTAAACCGGCTTGACAACATCTTACTGAAATAAAACCACCCTACATATAGGAGGGGGAAGCGATCATGGCGAAAGAAATCAAATTTAGTGAAGATGCGCGTCGTGCGATGTTGCGCGGTGTGGACGCGCTGGCGAACGCTGTGAAAGTAACCTTGGGTCCGAAAGGACGTAACGTGGTACTGGAGAAAAAATTCGGTTCTCCGCTCATCACCAACGATGGTGTGACCATCGCGAAAGAAATCGAACTCGAAGATCCGTTTGAAAACATGGGCGCCCAACTGGTGAAAGAAGTGGCGACCAAAACCAACGATGTGGCTGGTGACGGTACGACCACCGCTACCGTGTTGGCTCAAGCCATCATTCGTGAAGGTCTGAAAAACGTGG
This window contains:
- the groES gene encoding co-chaperone GroES codes for the protein MIKPLGDRVVIEAIEKEEKTASGIVLPETAKEKPQEGKVIAVGTGRYENGEKIALEVKEGDRVIFSKYAGTEVKVGDKEYLILRENDILAIVEE